The following DNA comes from Saccharomyces mikatae IFO 1815 strain IFO1815 genome assembly, chromosome: 8.
GTTGACGAGCACTTTTGCCGGTCATTTGGCCACGTGTATAGGTGCCCTTCCTCCAAAGGATAAGAGACAGACTTTACTATTCACTGCTACAATAACGGACCAGGTAAGATCGTTACAGGATGCCCCGGCGCAAGAAGCTAAACCCCCACTGTTCGCATACCAAGTGGAAAGTGTGGATAATGTGGCCATTCCATCCACCTTAAAAACTGAGTATATCCTGGTTCCAGAACATGTAAAAGAGGCATACTTGTACCAATTATTAACATGTGAAGAATACGAGAACAAAACTGCCATTATATTTGTAAATAGAACGATGACGGCAGAGATCCTAAGAAGAACTTTGAAACAGCTGGAAGTAAGGGTAGCATCTTTGCACTCTCAAATGCCCCAACAGGAAAGAACAAATTCGTTACATAGATTTCGTGCTAATGCTGCAAGAGTCCTAATTGCTACAGATGTGGCATCTAGAGGTTTAGATATCCCAACTGTTGAGCTTGTAGTAAATTACGATATTCCTTCGGACCCAGATGTATTCATCCACAGAGCAGGTCGTACTGCTCGTGCTGGTAGAAATGGTGATGCAATATCTTTTGTCACGCAACGAGACGTTTCTAGAATACAGGCCATCGAAGACCGTATCAACAAGAAGATGACAGAGACGAACAAGGTTCACGACACTGCTGTCATAAGAAAAGCCTTGACTAAGGTAACTAAGGCAAAGAGGGAATCGTTGATGGCAAtgcaaaaggaaaatttcGGTGAGAGAAGAAGATTGCAAAAGCAGAAACAAACTGACGGCAAAAGCATGCGCTCTTGAAAACTAAATACTCTTTAAAACATACATATCATACATAAATACACTGCATGCTGCTTGCAAGACAACCTACAGATGTAAACTCATGACTTGGGACTCTATTCCGAATCATAAAAGTATAATATTGGTAGCTTTAATTCCAATTACGTAATATTCTTCGACGGGTAatgttatatttttttctttttctcattgtagttggaaaattttttgaagctcATCGCattggaatgaaaaaatgtaGAAGGTAGTGACAATTACAATATTTATTTAAAAGGCCTTGTATTATTCTTATCTGGATTATAGTAGTGGCACGTGGTATACAGTTCTAACTTTTGGTGTATAAAGAAAGCATAAGGAAATTAGTAAGGAAAGAATGGAATTTGCACCTATGGATCCACACCAGCACCAAAATGCT
Coding sequences within:
- the DBP8 gene encoding ATP-dependent RNA helicase DBP8 (similar to Saccharomyces cerevisiae DBP8 (YHR169W); ancestral locus Anc_5.69); this translates as MSELSRITDFKSLGLSKWLTESLKAMKITQPTAIQRACIPKILEGRDCIGGAKTGSGKTIAFAGPMLTKWSEDPCGMFGVVLTPTRELAMQIAEQFTALGSSMNIRVSVVVGGESIVQQALDLQRKPHFIIATPGRLAHHIMSSGDDTVGGLMRTKYLVLDEADILLTSTFAGHLATCIGALPPKDKRQTLLFTATITDQVRSLQDAPAQEAKPPLFAYQVESVDNVAIPSTLKTEYILVPEHVKEAYLYQLLTCEEYENKTAIIFVNRTMTAEILRRTLKQLEVRVASLHSQMPQQERTNSLHRFRANAARVLIATDVASRGLDIPTVELVVNYDIPSDPDVFIHRAGRTARAGRNGDAISFVTQRDVSRIQAIEDRINKKMTETNKVHDTAVIRKALTKVTKAKRESLMAMQKENFGERRRLQKQKQTDGKSMRS